From the Prunus dulcis chromosome 4, ALMONDv2, whole genome shotgun sequence genome, one window contains:
- the LOC117624924 gene encoding small nuclear ribonucleoprotein E-like, which produces MASTKVQRIMTQPINLIFRFLQSKARIQIWLFEQKDLRIEGRIIVSLFCFVFSNEIFIRLH; this is translated from the exons ATGGCGAGCACCAAAGTTCAGAGGATTATGACCCAACCCATT AACTTGATTTTCAGGTTCCTTCAAAGT aaAGCTCGCATTCAGATATGGCTCTTTGAgcagaaggacctcaggattGAAGGCCGAATTATTGtaagtttgttttgttttgtattttcaaaCGAAATTTTTATCAGGCTCCACTAG